The Persephonella atlantica region AAGGCCTAAAAAAACACCTTAAAAGGAAAAATTATTCCCACTTCCTTGAGCTTATAGGGAAAGCGCATAGATTAGAGATTAAATAAACTACAGGAGGTATTTATGGGTAGAGATTTTCCAGAATTTATGGTTGATGAGAGTAATATACACAGGCAAAAAAGTCTTGTTATAAAACAGATAGAAAAAAACAGAGAAGAAATAGAAAAACTACTTTCTATACCTGAGAAAAGTTATTCTAATTTTGTGAGACCTTATCAGATTTTACACACAAAATTGACAGAATTATTTTTTCCTATTTCCCATCTGAACTATGTGAAGAATTCCCCAAAGGTACAGGAGGTCTACTCTTCCCTTATTCCTGTAATAACGGAGTATTATACACAGATTGGTCAAGATAAAAGGATATACACAGCGTTTAAGGAAATTTATGAAAAAGAAGAACAGGTACTATCAGAAACAGAAAAAAAAGTGTTGAAGGATCTTATAAAAGATTTTGAACTTTCAGGTGTAGGGCTTGAAAAAGAAAAAAGGGAAAGGGTAAAGGAGATAAACATAAAATTATCTCAGCTTCAGAATCAGTTTGAACAGAATCTTCTTAATGCTACAGATAGCTATGAGATGATAATTGAAGATTATGAAGATGTGAAAGAGCTCCCTGAGGTTGAACTGAAAAATGCTCAGTTTGAAAAGGATGGAAAAACAGTTTACAGATTCACACTCCATCAGCCGTCTTACATATCATATATGACCTACGGCACAAATAGGGAGAAAAGGGAACAACTATACAGAGCTTATGTTACAAGAGCCCCAGAGAATGAAAATATTATAACCGAGATACTATCTCTCAGACATGAGCTTGCCTCATTACTGGGGTTTAAAAATTTTGCTGAGCTTTCTCTTGAAAAAAAGATGGCACAAAGTCCAGAGGAGGTTATTAATTTTCTTAGGGAACTTGCCATCAAAAGTAAACCTCAGGCAGAAGAAGAGTATGACCAGTTAAACAGATTTGCCAGATCCATTGGGCTGGAAGATGATGTTCAGGCTTATGATTTTGCTTACTATTCAGAAAAACTTAAGAAGAAACTCTACAATATAAATGATGAAGATTACAAACCTTATTTTGAAAAAAATGCTGTTGTAAAAGGACTGTTTAACTTTCTGAATAAACTATTTAGACTTGAGTTTGAACAGATAAAAGCTCCTGTATGGCATCCTACTGTTTCTGTTTTTCATTTATACAGAAAGGGAAAAATAATTGGAAGACTTTACTTAGATTTGGAAGCACGGAAAGGAAAAAGAGACGGTGCATGGATGGATGAATGGGCAACGTATCATAAAGATTTAGAAGGAAATACTGTACTGCCTGTTGCATTTATCGTTGCAAACTTTTCCCCTTCATCTGAAGAAACACCTTCACTGCTGAGGCCATATGATGTGGAAACACTGTTCCACGAGATGGGGCATGCGCTTCATCACTTACTCAGCAGAGTTGAAGAACCTTTTGTCAGTGGCATATCTGGAGTAGAATGGGATGCTGTAGAATTTCCTTCACAGTTTTTAGAAAAATTTGCATATGAACCGTCAGTGCTGAAAGAGTTTGCATATCATTACAAGACGGGAGAATCTATACCAGAAGAGATGATTGAACGATTAAAACAGTCAAAAAATTTTATGTCAGCACTTTCTATGCTCAGACAGATAGAATTTGCCCTGTTTGATATGCTGATTCATATGGACAGATATACAGCAAGAGAAGTCCAAGATATCTTAAATCAAGTAAGAGAAGAAGTGGCAGTTATAAAACCCCCGCCTTATAATAGATTCCAGTGGTCTTTCAGTCACATATTTGCTGGAGGTTATGCTGCAGGATATTACAGCTACAAATGGGCAGAAGTACTTTCAGCTGATGCATATCTGATGTTTATAAACAGTGAGGAGTATATTGAGGATTTAGCTGAAAAATTTTATACAGAGATACTCTCAAAAGGTGGAAGCAGACCGGCAAAAGAGTTGTTTAAAAACTTTGCTGGTAGAGAGCCAGATATAGATGCTCTTTTGAAGGTGAGTGGAATAAAAATACCGCAGGAGGAAGAAGCATGATTGTTGTTATGACAAAGTTTCCCATCAATCCACAGTTTTTAGAAACTTTTGAAAAGTATGCAGTAGAGAGATTTGGTGAAAAAGGGTTGAAACAGCAGGAAGGATTTATAAAAATGAACCTTCTTAAACCTGAAAACTTCCCTCCAAATAACCAAAACAGTACATTTATTATAGAAACCTACTGGAAGGATATGGAATCTTTAAAAAAGTATATGGAAAGCGAAGCTTTCAGAAAAGCTCACGAAAATCCTCCACCAAGGGAGTGGTTTGCTGGACATCCTGTTGTTGAGGTGTATACGATAATAAAAGAGGGATAAGATGAACTTTATATCAGCCACATATCTGCTCAGCTCTGAAAAGAGATTTTCTCCTGAAGAAAAGTTAAAGGAATATATAAAAGAGATATTCGGAGAGGGAAAGTTTTCCCCTCAAATTTCAGAAGTGGAGTACATACACGATAGAGATTCAGGACTGTATAAAGCCCTGATAAAAATAGACTTTCCTGTTATTTTGTTCAGACACGATTTATACTCTATTTTTACGTTACTTTATGGAGAACTTGTTTTACCTGAAAATATTAAACTGATTGGAGTTGACTTTCCACTTGCATTTGTTGACCATTTTTCAGGACCAAATTTTGGAATAAAAGAGATAAGGGATATTCTTGGTATTCATCATAGACCGCTTGTATCTATACCTTTAAAATACACAAACGGTATAAAGAAAAAAGATTTTGAAAGGCTTTTGAAGAGCATTATTGACGGTAATCCAGATATAGTAAGAGAAGATGAAATATTCTTCAGCGATGCATACATACCATTTTATGAGAGAATAGACACTGTCTGCAAAATAATAGAAAGCAGCTCAAGAAAGAAAATCCTTTATCTTCCTGTACTTGCAGGAAGTGTGAATGAAATTGTAGACAAGATAGAGTTTGCAACAGAGAGAGGCATAAATCTATTTGTGATCAATATATTTCCTGTAGGAATAGAAAGTTTACATCTTCTCTCAGAAACATATAGAGTGGGATTTTTAGTGAATCCTGGATACCCACCATTTTTTTACGAAAATGACAATTTTGGGATAGAACCTTCCCTGTTTTTTGGTAAATTACTCAGACTTGCTGGTGCTGATATGGTGTTCATACCTTCTCCTTATAGACATAGAGAAGTCCCACATTACCGTTCTGTTGAAATTGCCAGCTCTCTTTTGGAAGATTTTTACAACATATCCCCTTCATTTCCAGTAGTTTGTGGAAACATACAGGATAAAGATTTATCCAGAATATTCTCAGATTTTGGAAATCAGGTAGTTATAGATACAGATAATCCCATCCGCTTAGAAGAAATAACAGAAGCAGTATGTTCTTTCATGGATATGCTGGAATGTGTGATATCAGGTATTACAGAGGAGGAATGCAAAAGTATAGAAAAAGGGAAAAAAGAGTGAAAGCTATATTCTTTTCAGACTTTGACGGAACAGTAACAAAAAAAGATGTTATTGAGTCAATCATGTCTTATTTTGCACCTCCCCACTGGAAGAATATTCATAACTCTCTTATAAGAGGAAAGCTGGACATAGATGTTGGGATAAGAATGATGTTTAATCTAATCCCCTGTGATAGTAAAGAAGAGATTATAAAATGGTGTCTGGAAAATGTTGAACTGAGGGAAGGATTTGGAGAGTTTCTCCAGTACCTGAATAGTAAAGGTGTTCATTTTGTTATTCTGAGTGGAGGTCTTGATTTTTATATATATCCACTTTTGCATAGGTATTTGAATCTGATCCATAAAATACACTGTAATAGATTCAGATGTTATAACGGTAAGATGGATCTTTTTTTTACCTATAGGTGCAACTGCAAATGTAGGAGGAACTGTGGAACCTGTAAGCTGTATGTTATTCAAAAATATTACAAAAATTACAGTCTGAAATTTTATGCCGGAGATGGTATAACAGACCTTGACGCATGTCAATATAATGATATAATTTTTTCAACAGGAGGGCTCACAGGGTATTTAAAAAAATATAAGAATAAGAGGACAAGACATTTTGAAACATTTTATGATGTTATAAATGCTATGGAGGAAATGGAGAGGGAATCTTACTATGAAAAGTCTCTGTGAAAAATCTGTGAAATCAGTTAAAATGAATTCCATCAAATATTTTAGGAGGTAATCTCATGGGAGAAAACACGGCCGTTAAGTGGATTCTGTTCTTCTTCTTCCCGGCACTGTTCATTTACGGCCTGTTGCATGTTTATTCATCAAAACCTGCACAGGCAAAAAGAACAAAAGATCTCACGGCGCAGGAAGAAGCAGGAAGAAAAGTTTATAACAAGTTCTGTGTTGGATGTCATGGAGTAAATGGTGATGGTCAGTCTGAAGCAGCAAAATTTTTCAAGGACAAACCACCTAACTTTCACACAGCTGTTTTCAGATGGAAGTCTACACCCGAAGGTTGTCTTCCAACAGATGAAGATCTGATGCACATTCTGAACTGGGGACTACCTCAAACTCCAATGCCATCATTTAAACTTGTTCCAGAAGTTCAGAAGAGAGCTGTTATTGCCTACATCAAATCATTCTCAGACAGATGGGAGAAAGGACAGCCTGACCATGAAAAATGTCAGTCTGTTTACAGAAAGATTAAAAGACCTGTAAACTTCGGTTCTCCTGAGCTTATTGCGAAAGGGAAGGAGATTTATGCACAAAACTGTACAGCATGTCACGGTGAGCAGGGAAGAGGAGACGGTCCACTTGCATCTACACTTCCAGTTCCTCCAACAGACCTGACATACCCTGTTAGAGCTGCAGGTCCAAATCCAGAAGATACATTCAGAGTTCTCACTGTTGGTCTTGAAGGTTCCCCAATGCCTAAATTTGATTTCTTATCTGAAGAAGACAGATGGGCTCTTGTTTCTTACATCGCTTACCTTATGAACAAAGGTAAATAATAAGGAGGGTAAAAATGGCGGCTAACAATCAAGAACTACAAAACCTTGTCAACTATGGGCTTGTTAAAGCTCATGTTGCAATGGGTTTGATATTTTTCATTATCGTTGCGTTAATGGGATTTCTATACTCACTTCAGCTTGACGGTATATATCCCCTTGCAGGAATTGAGTTTTTATCTCCTGGTAGGGTTAGAATGATACATACAGCAGGTGCTGCATATGGATTCCTTGTAAACATGTTTACTGGTCTTTTATACTGGGCTGTTCCAAGATTTACAGGATACAGAATTTTGAGTAATGCTCTTGGATGGTTTATGTTTATTGCACTGCAGGCGGCAGTTTTAATAACAGTTGTGGCTATTCTTTTCCTTGGGATGGCAGATAACGTTGAGTGGGGAGAAACTCCATGGTGGCTTGACCCAATAATTGTATTCTGGTTACTGCTTCACCTTTTACAGTTTGGTGCTCCGCTGTTTAAAGCTTCTCAGAGAGGGCCTCTGTACGTTACAGGATGGTATATAGCAGCAATGCTTGTATGGACACCACTTGTTGTGTTTATGGGTAATCTGATACCAAGATTCTGGGCTGTAGGTTCTGGTGCAGGAGCTGTTCAGTCAACGTTTATCCATGACCTTGTTGGTCTGTACGTCACTCCTGTTGCATGGGGTCTTATGTACTACTTTGTACCAGTTATTATGAAGAAGCCTATGTGGTCTCACGGGCTGTCGCTTCTTGGATTCTGGGGACTGGCATTTTTCTATCCAATGAATGGTGTTCACCACTTCCTCTGGTCTCCAATACCAATGTTTGCTCAGTACTCAGCTGTTTTTGCAACAGTTGCTGTTGAGTTTGCAGTTACATCTGTTCTGATCAACTTTATGATGACACTGAGAGGTTCAGCAGAACAGCTTAAATACAATGTTCCACTGAGATATATGTACACAGGTGCTATCTTCTACTGGATTACATGCTTCCAGTGTGCATTCCACGTTACACTCACATTCCAGAAGGTTATCCACTTTACAGACTGGGTAACAGGACACGCTCACCTGATAATGTTTGGAACATTTGGTCTTTGGGTTCTTGGTATGGCTGAGTATGTGTGGCCAAGACTGTTCGGAAAAGAAACAATGTACTCAAAAGGTCTTTCAGAAGGTGCTTACTGGCTCCTTATGATTGGTGTTCTTGCAATGTTCTTTGACCTGACAGCAGCAGGTCTTGTTCAGGGATTTGACTGGATAGGACTCAACCCATGGATTGATTCTGTAAACTTCTCTAAACCATTCTGGTACTTCAGGTCTATAGCTGGAATAATGATGATAACAGGGCTGTTTATGTATGCACTGAACTTCTATAAGACTGCGACTGCAAAAACTGGTCTCACAGCAGAGCTCAGAGAAGCATAAGGAGGTAAGAAGTTATGGGTAAGATGGAACGTTTTTCATTTGTTGCGTTAGTGGCAGGAATTATATTTTTCCTGTTTGCTGACTTTATATCGTGGGCTCTGCCTATGTTTGTTCTAAAGGACATACCTAAAAAATCTGTAGAAGATCTGGCAGCTGAAGCTATAGCGAAGAACACAACAGCATGGTCAGACTTCAATAAACTGGCAAGATATTATCCTGATTCTTTCAAAAAGTTATGTGAATATACAGAAGCTTATAGTGGAGCTGGAGATGTCATAAAAGACTGTAAGCCAAACGAAAAGACCTTCGCTAAAGCTCTCAGAATAGGTCACAGATGGTATATTGCTGAAGGTTGCTGGAACTGTCATTCTCAGATGGTCAGACCTGTTTCTAACGAAACACTCAGATTTGGAATTCCTGGGGTATCTAATACTGTGTCATATCCTTCTGAGTTCCAGAACGAACTTCAGGCTCCGGTTCTGTGGGGAACAAAGAGAATTGGACAGGATTTAATAAGGGTAGCTGCTGTACACGATGTTAGCTGGCATGTAGCTCACCTTTATAACCCTCAGTCCACATCTCCTGGTTCTGTTATGCCTGGATATCCATGGTTCTTTGAGAAGGATAAAAACGGGAATATAGTTCCAAATGAAAGAGGTATAGCTCTCCTTACTTATGTAATGTGGCTTGGTAGCTGGGAAGTAAAACCACCTAAGTCGTTTAGAATTGAAACTGCGGAAAAATAGGGGCTGTGGTAGCCCCTTTTCTCCTAAAAAGGAGAAATGGAGGTAAAAGATGAGAATATCTCAGAAAACAGTAGCCTTACTCATACTGTTCATATTCCTGTTTGTTGTTGGAACAATTATAGCAGTCAGGACTGTCGCATATCTTGAAGCTGGAATGTCAGGTTCTGAGCTGAAAGGTTTTCTTGTGGAAGTAATAGCTTATGTTGTAGCTCTTACTGGCTGGTTCTTTCTGTTTGTATATTCCTATATGAAAGGAGACTTTAAAGATATTGAGGGTCCAAAATATGAGATTTTGGACATGGAAGAGAAGATTATAAAAGCAGAAAAAGAAGGAGGTAAATACTGATGGCTTCACATCTTGAAAATACAAAGGCAGTAGATAAGATCACATATGTCACGGATGCTGTCCCAACATGGTGGATGCTTTTCTGGATTGGTTATATTCTGTTTACTGTAGCTTACATAGTTTTTGACTGGATACCAGATTTCTTAGGCTGGTTAGATGTTATAGGAAAAGGTCCAGAGGCAGCTGATAAGTACATCTGGCTCAGAGAGTTAATGAGACATTAATAAAACAGTAAATTAAACTCAGTAATCTTTTATTAGGAAGGGGCGTTAAGCCCCTTTTTTTTATTGTTTCATGGAAATTTTCGGTTTTATTCTGTAAGATTATTTATACCGTAAATACCCATATTTAGATTAGAAATTTAATAAAAATATTGACTTTTTAATAATTCTGTTTTATCTTAATTAGCACCTCCCCCCTCCCTCCCCCAATTTCTGAGGCTCTGCAACGGAGCCTCCTTTTTATTCTGGTATGTTATCATATATAAAAAAGGGGGAAACAATGATCCCACTGAAAGATAACATCCCTACAAGGGTTTTTCCCTTTCTTACTGTCTTTCTTATTGTTGTTAACTCCACTATTTTTATTTATGAACTGACCATTCCTCCGTATATGTTTAAAGAGTTTATATATAGATATGGTTTGCTGCCTGTAGATGTCATCGGGCTGAGATTTGACAAAGTTATAACTTCAATGTTCCTTCACGGTAGTTTTGCTCATCTGTTTGGTAATATGCTATTTTTATGGATATTTGGAAATAATGTAGAAGATGCTCTGGGTAGATTCAGATTTATCGTTTTTTACCTTGTTTCAGGCTTTGGAGCTGCACTGACGCAGTCTATTGTAAGTATTGCAACTGGTAATCTTTATGTGCCCATGATTGGAGCATCTGGCGCAATAAGCGGAATATTGGCTGCATACATAAAGCTGTATCCACACGCAAAGGTTCTAACTTTTATACCACCATTTTTCTTTATGTTGTTCGTTCTTCCTGCCTGGTTCTTTATAGGTTATTGGTTTTTCTTACAGGTTCTTTTTGCTATTGCTGTTCCTCCGGGGATAGGAGGTGTAGCGTGGTATGCACATATAGGAGGCTTTATAACTGGCTGGTTTGTTATTGACGTCCTTTACAGACCCTCAAAAGCTAAGGTTGTCCATTATTCAGCTTTAAGGTAGCAGGTTTGCTTATGTTACCTGCTTTATCAACTGCATATATCTTTATAACAGAGCCCTTTTTTATACTTTTTATTGAAAATACATATGTTTTTATAGGCTTATTAATTAGTTTTTTTCCATTTATCTCTATAATATAACCGATAACGTCTTTTGAGCTGCTTTCAGTCCATATGATGTAATACAGTCCCTCTTTTCTTATCAGTCTTGGATTTTGAGGAGGTTCTGGAGGAAATATATCTCTGAATGTTAAGCATTTAATCTGTGATGGGCTACCCTCCACACCGTTTTCATCTTCATAAGTGATGTAATAACAGTATTTATTTCCTGAAATAACTGATGTATCTGTGTAACTGTCTGCTTTTGAAATGGTTCTAAAAGGTATCGGATAATAGACGCTATCCTGTGTTTTATATATATTGACTGTAAAACTACTTTTAGGCCATGAGATATTTATTCCGTTTTTTTTAATATTAAGATTAAATTCTGGCTTTATGACAGGATATTTTATAGAAGGGATATAACAGAAATATCTTGAAAATCTGCTTTCTTTATTTTTTGTTACAACTTTAAACCTGAAACAGTATTCCTTTATCTGACTGAATTTATACCTGAACCAGTATAAATTTCCTTTTTTGTGCAGACTTTTTACGATTCTGTGTTCAATGGAGAATATCTCAATCTTGAAGTTTTCATTCATATTTCTTCCATCTTCATAGCGAGGGATGTAATTCCAGTAGACGACAAGTTCCCTATCCTGCTGTTTTATCTTCACATTCCTCACAGTTTCAGGATTTTTGGAGAATGGAGGATATGGCCCTCCTTTTACTCCGCATCCTGCAATAATAAATGTTATAACAATGCTAAATACTCTCCTCAATAATAAACTCCCTCAATTTTATTAGTTTTCTTATTATAGATGGAAACTCCTTGAGGGGAATCTGATTTGGTCCATCTGAAAGTGCCCTTTCAGGTTCAGGATGGGTTTCAAAGAACAGACCATCAACTCCTACAGATATAGCTGCTTTTGATAAAGGATAAACAAACTCCCTTTGACCTCCGGAGGAGCTTCCCTGTCCTCCCGGAAGCTGAACGCTGTGAGTGGCATCGTATATAACAGGAGCAAACTGTCTCATTATAGGAAGGCTTCTAAAGTCTACTACAAGATTGTTATATCCAAAAGATACTCCCCTTTCTGTAAGATAAAACTTCTTTGCTCCTCCAAACTTTAGTTTCTCAACAATATTTTTAGTATCCCAAGGAGCAAGGAACTGTCCCTTTTTGACATTTATCTCTTTT contains the following coding sequences:
- a CDS encoding M3 family metallopeptidase, with product MGRDFPEFMVDESNIHRQKSLVIKQIEKNREEIEKLLSIPEKSYSNFVRPYQILHTKLTELFFPISHLNYVKNSPKVQEVYSSLIPVITEYYTQIGQDKRIYTAFKEIYEKEEQVLSETEKKVLKDLIKDFELSGVGLEKEKRERVKEINIKLSQLQNQFEQNLLNATDSYEMIIEDYEDVKELPEVELKNAQFEKDGKTVYRFTLHQPSYISYMTYGTNREKREQLYRAYVTRAPENENIITEILSLRHELASLLGFKNFAELSLEKKMAQSPEEVINFLRELAIKSKPQAEEEYDQLNRFARSIGLEDDVQAYDFAYYSEKLKKKLYNINDEDYKPYFEKNAVVKGLFNFLNKLFRLEFEQIKAPVWHPTVSVFHLYRKGKIIGRLYLDLEARKGKRDGAWMDEWATYHKDLEGNTVLPVAFIVANFSPSSEETPSLLRPYDVETLFHEMGHALHHLLSRVEEPFVSGISGVEWDAVEFPSQFLEKFAYEPSVLKEFAYHYKTGESIPEEMIERLKQSKNFMSALSMLRQIEFALFDMLIHMDRYTAREVQDILNQVREEVAVIKPPPYNRFQWSFSHIFAGGYAAGYYSYKWAEVLSADAYLMFINSEEYIEDLAEKFYTEILSKGGSRPAKELFKNFAGREPDIDALLKVSGIKIPQEEEA
- a CDS encoding antibiotic biosynthesis monooxygenase family protein, giving the protein MIVVMTKFPINPQFLETFEKYAVERFGEKGLKQQEGFIKMNLLKPENFPPNNQNSTFIIETYWKDMESLKKYMESEAFRKAHENPPPREWFAGHPVVEVYTIIKEG
- a CDS encoding RuBisCO large subunit C-terminal-like domain-containing protein, whose translation is MNFISATYLLSSEKRFSPEEKLKEYIKEIFGEGKFSPQISEVEYIHDRDSGLYKALIKIDFPVILFRHDLYSIFTLLYGELVLPENIKLIGVDFPLAFVDHFSGPNFGIKEIRDILGIHHRPLVSIPLKYTNGIKKKDFERLLKSIIDGNPDIVREDEIFFSDAYIPFYERIDTVCKIIESSSRKKILYLPVLAGSVNEIVDKIEFATERGINLFVINIFPVGIESLHLLSETYRVGFLVNPGYPPFFYENDNFGIEPSLFFGKLLRLAGADMVFIPSPYRHREVPHYRSVEIASSLLEDFYNISPSFPVVCGNIQDKDLSRIFSDFGNQVVIDTDNPIRLEEITEAVCSFMDMLECVISGITEEECKSIEKGKKE
- a CDS encoding MtnX-like HAD-IB family phosphatase, yielding MQKYRKREKRVKAIFFSDFDGTVTKKDVIESIMSYFAPPHWKNIHNSLIRGKLDIDVGIRMMFNLIPCDSKEEIIKWCLENVELREGFGEFLQYLNSKGVHFVILSGGLDFYIYPLLHRYLNLIHKIHCNRFRCYNGKMDLFFTYRCNCKCRRNCGTCKLYVIQKYYKNYSLKFYAGDGITDLDACQYNDIIFSTGGLTGYLKKYKNKRTRHFETFYDVINAMEEMERESYYEKSL
- a CDS encoding c-type cytochrome produces the protein MGENTAVKWILFFFFPALFIYGLLHVYSSKPAQAKRTKDLTAQEEAGRKVYNKFCVGCHGVNGDGQSEAAKFFKDKPPNFHTAVFRWKSTPEGCLPTDEDLMHILNWGLPQTPMPSFKLVPEVQKRAVIAYIKSFSDRWEKGQPDHEKCQSVYRKIKRPVNFGSPELIAKGKEIYAQNCTACHGEQGRGDGPLASTLPVPPTDLTYPVRAAGPNPEDTFRVLTVGLEGSPMPKFDFLSEEDRWALVSYIAYLMNKGK
- a CDS encoding cbb3-type cytochrome c oxidase subunit I, which translates into the protein MAANNQELQNLVNYGLVKAHVAMGLIFFIIVALMGFLYSLQLDGIYPLAGIEFLSPGRVRMIHTAGAAYGFLVNMFTGLLYWAVPRFTGYRILSNALGWFMFIALQAAVLITVVAILFLGMADNVEWGETPWWLDPIIVFWLLLHLLQFGAPLFKASQRGPLYVTGWYIAAMLVWTPLVVFMGNLIPRFWAVGSGAGAVQSTFIHDLVGLYVTPVAWGLMYYFVPVIMKKPMWSHGLSLLGFWGLAFFYPMNGVHHFLWSPIPMFAQYSAVFATVAVEFAVTSVLINFMMTLRGSAEQLKYNVPLRYMYTGAIFYWITCFQCAFHVTLTFQKVIHFTDWVTGHAHLIMFGTFGLWVLGMAEYVWPRLFGKETMYSKGLSEGAYWLLMIGVLAMFFDLTAAGLVQGFDWIGLNPWIDSVNFSKPFWYFRSIAGIMMITGLFMYALNFYKTATAKTGLTAELREA
- a CDS encoding cbb3-type cytochrome c oxidase subunit II, with the protein product MGKMERFSFVALVAGIIFFLFADFISWALPMFVLKDIPKKSVEDLAAEAIAKNTTAWSDFNKLARYYPDSFKKLCEYTEAYSGAGDVIKDCKPNEKTFAKALRIGHRWYIAEGCWNCHSQMVRPVSNETLRFGIPGVSNTVSYPSEFQNELQAPVLWGTKRIGQDLIRVAAVHDVSWHVAHLYNPQSTSPGSVMPGYPWFFEKDKNGNIVPNERGIALLTYVMWLGSWEVKPPKSFRIETAEK
- a CDS encoding cytochrome C oxidase subunit III, which codes for MASHLENTKAVDKITYVTDAVPTWWMLFWIGYILFTVAYIVFDWIPDFLGWLDVIGKGPEAADKYIWLRELMRH
- a CDS encoding rhomboid family intramembrane serine protease — translated: MIPLKDNIPTRVFPFLTVFLIVVNSTIFIYELTIPPYMFKEFIYRYGLLPVDVIGLRFDKVITSMFLHGSFAHLFGNMLFLWIFGNNVEDALGRFRFIVFYLVSGFGAALTQSIVSIATGNLYVPMIGASGAISGILAAYIKLYPHAKVLTFIPPFFFMLFVLPAWFFIGYWFFLQVLFAIAVPPGIGGVAWYAHIGGFITGWFVIDVLYRPSKAKVVHYSALR
- a CDS encoding fibronectin type III domain-containing protein, with protein sequence MRRVFSIVITFIIAGCGVKGGPYPPFSKNPETVRNVKIKQQDRELVVYWNYIPRYEDGRNMNENFKIEIFSIEHRIVKSLHKKGNLYWFRYKFSQIKEYCFRFKVVTKNKESRFSRYFCYIPSIKYPVIKPEFNLNIKKNGINISWPKSSFTVNIYKTQDSVYYPIPFRTISKADSYTDTSVISGNKYCYYITYEDENGVEGSPSQIKCLTFRDIFPPEPPQNPRLIRKEGLYYIIWTESSSKDVIGYIIEINGKKLINKPIKTYVFSIKSIKKGSVIKIYAVDKAGNISKPATLKLNNGQP
- the kdsA gene encoding 3-deoxy-8-phosphooctulonate synthase yields the protein MEKFTVIAGPCVIENEEICIEVAEVIRGLQEEFPDIRFVFKSSFDKANRSSIHSFRGRGVDYGLKVLERIKKDYNLPVLTDIHETNQADTVAEVVDIIQIPAFLSRQTDLLLAAARTGKEINVKKGQFLAPWDTKNIVEKLKFGGAKKFYLTERGVSFGYNNLVVDFRSLPIMRQFAPVIYDATHSVQLPGGQGSSSGGQREFVYPLSKAAISVGVDGLFFETHPEPERALSDGPNQIPLKEFPSIIRKLIKLREFIIEESI